GAAGTGAAATGGTGAAGATGTTGAGGAAGTGTTGCAGAAACTGATGCCGAGACTTCTCCTAGTAGAATTGATCCAGTCGATAGAGCTACCCAATGTTACTACCTAACACACTGTTTGCAGGACCAACCATTCAAGCTTCTGTGTGATCCCATACTTCAATCAATAAAGCGAGCAAAGCAGATTAACGGAAAGGTATGTTATTCACATAATGAAAGGAAGACATCCATTTCATAAAAGGCTTCAACCAATCATTTCACTTTAAAGCATTTTTTGGAGAAACTATTTGCCTCTCTGTGTACCCTATCTCAACGTGATCCTCTTTGGATCAAGTGCAAGGTGACCTCAATGGAAGCAGTTGGCCCTATACATCCAAAGCTCAACAGCTATTCCCTTTTCGGTTCTACTTGCACGCATTTAAAATCATTCTGTAAAATAAATGGAGGGAAGTTCCACTAGTTGTATTGGCTCTATGATATCTGCACTAATTGAACACATCAAGCTACAAAGTAAAAGGACAAGAAATAGGTTTTGAACCAGATAGAGTGTACTTCATGATAGTCCGTCAAGCAAAAGGATAAACTTATGCTATAACACACTCACTTCTTCAGGTGCAGCTCTTCCTTTAATTGGATTTACGCAATTCAAACCTCCCCCAAGCCTGATAACACCAAACATTATTTTAAAACCTCTGTACAAATGATTGCCTCCCCCCCCCCTTCTTTTCCCAGGTTCAGATTTATACTCAGCCCCATACGCTATAGGGAGCCATAATCTGTTCAAATCCAACCACAGAACTTGATCCAACCATTATGCATTTAACCTCATTCAAAGTGCATTATCATCGACTTCATCTCATACTTCCATAGTGATTCAGAAAGTGAAACGCCCACTTAATCTTCTCTAAAATGGGATTGCCCTAAAGTAGATCCTGCATTTCCTTGCAAAATCATTCCTTAAAATGGGATTGCTTACTTCCCTTAAAATCTCCAAAAAAGGACATGTAATTGCTCTTGCATTTCCTTGCAAAATCATTCCTTTGCTTCAAATTATGTTACAGAAATGTCCAACTTCATTATACACAATGCAATTAAAGATTAAACgagataaaaaattaatttttcaaaaacagatcCTCATAACTGAAAAGAGAAATTTACAAACATGAACTACAAATTCTCATCAAAATTGGGTAAACCAAAAATATTCAGCCATGAAAATCCTATTAGATTCCTAAGCAACTTGAAATGCACTGACGAATTAACTGCACTGTTTCGCACATAAAACTTCAACCAAAATCACACAAGATCATAAtattcaaaagaaagaaagaaagaaagaaatgtaATTAGCACAGAAAGAAACTGATAACCAACCTTCGATGACTCATTGCATTTGCTATTTGTGGCTTCGCTGAGGATTCAGTCGAGCTCGATAAGTAAGGAAGGAAATTCGAGTAAATTGGAGAATtttaaattggccaaaaaaaattaaaaagagtgTCCAGATCTAAGATATACTTAATAATAAGGGATAATTTTGTAAACCTCCCCAAGGTTTCTGATAATTGCAGCCACTCCCctaatgtttgaaaaattatacttaCTTCCCTTGATGCTAAGCTTGTCAATGGGGCCTAATGAGCCGGACTTTCACAAGCTCAAATtcaactcatttaatttgaaCATTTTCGGGTTTCGGGTTCATAAATGTGAAACTTATactcaactcacataatattcaGGTTGTGAGCCTTTATCGAGTTTAGCTCAAGTTCATttattactccttaattttcttCATATAATTACGttaactattaagttgtaaaactaatttaacatttacaagactgtaatatcaaaactaaacatgaacacataatagttcttaaaaagtatataaaccaaaaattttttaacaatatttatatttaattcgttcaaaatgcatgaaaaataataataaaacatgcGATCATAAGCCAATGCATCTGTAatagttgaaactttttttataatcttgtgatttgaatccaaacatgcttgatgatttgtgtttgtagaccaaaaataaatcaaccaatattatgtcaacacaaaaatttattcaaccgataagaaaaattagaaattcaGTTATGCATTATTAATATTGACTCTCAAAAAACTCATGGAAAAGTCATTAgatgtatttttatattttgtaatttatatatatttagtatttaataataatatatttgaatatataattatacataatatcaaaatataaaatattatatatatatatatataattaaagggCCAGACCTATATCGGGTTTGAGCCTAATAAGGTCCAAACTTGGCTCATATTTAATTCGGGTTTAATTTTTAAGCTCAATCTCAGACCGACTCATTAAAAGGTCGGGTTCATCAGGCTTTTTTCGGGCCAAATGAGGCAAGCTAGGGCTGGTCCAGCCCCATTGACAGTCCTACTTGATACTATAAAAAGACTATGATAGCTTTTACAAACTTGAcaaattttaaatgaaaaatgagtttaaaagagaaaaatggaaataCTTCTTCATCCTAAAGCTCTAACTTCATCTAATTTAGTACATCATACTTTATTCCCAAATTTTTTTACTAGATTCATTAATCAATTTACAAAAAGTTGACCAACCACTTAGGGAGCCATTTATTAAGATAAGTATTTCCAAAAATTACTTACCCAAAACAAGTCCAAAATGTCAAAAAAGAATGCTTTCAAAACGTGGTTTAAATTTTCCTGTAAAAAgttaatttgaaattttcaccTAACGGATAATCGTGATAGTTGAACTTTtagcatttaatttattttaaatatcagAGAGGGATAATATTGGATATTCATTAGATTTATTTTTACTTACATCATTAATTGTTACCAAGACATACTTTTTAGGGAAggttttcataattttttaaactttaagAGAGTGACTATAATTATTAGAAATCTTAGggaaggtttttgaaattatccttaataataaatttttaggataaattttaaaaaattaaaaaaaatgttacagtaaaaGAATTGAATCGGTTGAATTATGGAAGGGGAATAGGTTGGATGGTTTGGAGAAAGAGAATGTAAGTGAGAAGATCCGAGTTCAAACCTTCCTATCTActataaaagaaattttagggtaaaatattaaaaaaaccCCAAGCTAACTTGCAAAAAAATCTCTTATGGTTTCAAATCATACATTCCAACCCCTTATTGTTTGAACAAATTTGAAACAACAATGAAAATTGTCAAAACTAATAGAGGTGGATGAAATGGCACAATTATCCTAATATATGTGGGCAAAAAAGACCGTAACAACCATTCTGATTAAGCAAATATATGGAAAACACCTTATGGTTGAACGGACCTATGGAAAAACCCCCTATGGTCACCTATTGATGGCATCACCATTCTCCACCTTTCACCCCCACTCTCCTCTTCATCTAAATCCCCTcccccttctttttcctcctttctcttcccctccctcttcctcctcctttcCCTCTCTTGCACCCACTTTCCCTATCCTTGCAGCCCTTTTCCCATACCTTCTCACCTTCTTCTTGTGACTAGATCTGTTGTAGGAGGAAAGGAAGGGTGTGCAGGGAAGGGGCGATCTAGTTGCAATCTCTTCATCGCACCttcttccctctctctctctctctctcaaccaACCATGGTCGTTGAAAGGAAAGATAGTGTAGAGAAGTAACCGTGAGGTGATAAGATGGAGTATGATACAGGGGAGAGGGAAAGGGAGATGAGAAAGAAGGAAAGTGATGATGGAGGAGAAGGTGGCGAtagaaggagaaggagaaggtGGTGGTGAGAgatggaggtggtggtggagaAAGAGATAATGgtggtattttatttttatttatttattttgtgtatAGGGATAAGGTGAATTGTATTTGagagtttttatttatttatttgtatatAGAAATAAAATGAgttgtatttgaaaattttgattcatTTATTTTGTATATAGAAATAAAGTGAGTTGCATTTAGGAGTTTTGGATGGTTTTTGAGAATTTTATGAGCTCTAAGGACTAAGGGGTTTAATAAATATATTAGCTAAAagttgatttaaaaaattatttttcaagtcAAGCACTTGAAATACGAGCGCATTTATTTCAAACTCGTtaatttaaatgattttttaatcattttttttatattagttCAAACCATTAAGTACCGGATTATATGATTGGAAACCACAGGGAACATTTTCTATATGTTTGCTTCACCACGGAAACCTTTTCtgcattttacccttttatttaATTCTAAGGGTATAATAGGTATatcaattaaaactttatttgttttcagtGCAAATACTAGCAAAAGAGGTGTGTGTATCTTAAATCCGTTAATTCAAAGGATTTTCGTCACTTTTTTAGATTAGTTCAAACCACAAGGTACcgaaatgtatattttgaaaatatatgGGCCTTTTTTTGTAGATTCGCCTAACCACAGgaacttttctttattttacccaaaaattaaaaaaaaaaatcgggtGTAGTTATTTGTCAACTGCTGAATAATTTGCTAGAGAAGGCTGTCTAACGAGGTCGTTTTGTTTAAGAACTTCAACTCAGGGTCTGTGACTTTTGGGCTTTGCTAATAGCCTAGTAGAAATTAATTATCATGTTTGAACTTCACTgaaaattttaaaggaaagtGAAATTTTGCTCAAAATAAGTCAAAgtatattaaaaataaaagaagaatctGGATATATGATCCCATTGGATATCACAATCCGCAAAGAAAAAagttttaaatattattttatttgaatcaTAAATATAATTCTCAATTATcattttatcttacatacatcacatcataaaaagtgttataatattatattaaaGCAAAAATTTTCATATAATCTAAAACTTgtgtttaaaatttttcaaaacacGTTGTCAAAACAGTATAAAACAAACGATGTTGTTTTGTCCTTTCCAAGCATTCAATTCCAGCAATCCACCGCATTGAAGAATTCTtttcaaatgagaaaaaaataacgCAAATTGCAGGCAGTTAGAGTATTTCTCCTTGACAACGGGTGAAAGAATAGTGGAATAGTAATCTGTAGTGTATAATTCCCACCTCCAGCAAGTTATTAACGAAGTCTCTCTCACCTACTTGCTGACTGACTCAGCTCGACAGTTTGGGATAAAGAAGAACCTCAAGCAGAAGATTTGTGATTCTAATATAATCAATCTCCATGCTGCATATCCATTTCTAAACACCTGAGGTTGTAAACCACAAGAAATTCTTGGCGCATCCGACAATGTATTGTATGGATATGTGCAATATTGAGTTGTGGTTGCAAAAGTCAACAAGTGTAAATTCCTTGTAGACACCTAATTTGATTGTCATACTTGTAGTTTTTTGTGGTCTGACCTCACAAATATCAGAAATGCAACCAGGAGATGCAACTTCAAAAGAGTTGAACTCAAGAATCAGAGAATAGTAGATAAAGAAGGAATATCTACTTTTATACGCAAAAGCTACTGCATACATAAAAGCTAAAGTACTTGAAAACAGACTTCCAATGTGGACCGTCATACTTGTGAATCCGTTTCTTGCAATACAATTACATTGAGTGCTGCTCCATTTTTGGGATTCATATTTTCTTTGATATTCACATCTGTTAAACTATCTTATACTTGTATTATACAATGCAGAAAGTTGAGAAATTACCACCTAGCATTGTACAAGTCAACCTATACTCAAGATTGAAAAGAAGCCCGAAGTTGCATTTGCCACTCCATACAGTCCTCAAAATCGAAACTGCTTGCACAATCCAATAGAGCAGTTTGCTGATGCTCATAGCGGCATATGTAGTTCAAACCAACCAGTAGCTCACAGATTGCAGCCTCCGTCTTTGCCTGGTCAGCAAAGTACAAGGTTTGGAGCAACAGCACATTTGTCTTGGTAACTATCTGCTGCTGCTCAAAATTACGTTCGCTTTGCCACCTGATCATGTTATGCGCCATGGGGGCAAGCCACTTCAGTATCTCATCAAGCCTTTCCTTCCAATCATGGGCCAGAGGAGCATCATAGATAGCTAAGTCTTTCACATAAGCTTTCAGTTTactcttcaaagtttttcttaAGCTTGTTGGCAGCATCTGATAGAGGTCATCCCTGGCTTCCTCACCAACCAAATGTGGATAACGGAGCAGCTTCTCTATCACGATGATAACATTTGCATAATGCAGGGCTAGCGCAGAGCCTCCAACAGTGCAGTCAGGAGCATAAACAAACAGCTTACTTTTGGAGCCAAATTTTGCACCGTTTGCCACATTACTTTGAAGTTTCCTTGGATCTCCACTGACGGACCGACTCAATAAACCTGAGAGTGCAGGATGCTCCCTCTTCAAACCATTTGCAACACTGCAACagctggaaatttgactagATCGATCGTAATTAACTGTATCATCATCGTCATCATCTACTTTTGAGGTAGAACTGCTCAAGCTAAGGCATTCCATAAACAACCTTCCAGGCCCTATCCCACAAGTGAAGTTAAAATCCTCAGGACTAAATAAGCCAGCTTCACTTCGCTGCATTCCAGCCTTTGGCCTATCATAGTTGACACCTTTATTCTCCAACACCTTCTTTTCCATCAGTCCGGAATGATGATTACCAACACTCTTGCTCAAAGTTTGTTTCATCAAGTCAGTCCCTACCTGAACACCACACTCACCGTTTATCTGGCCCGATTTTGCTTCATAATCTTGCTTCATATGACGCAAACTCCCACTAAAACCAACCTGTGGCCCTGAAACTGCACCATTCAACGAATCCCTCCTTAAAATCGCATCCCCAAAAACCAAAGCAATCCTTGCATAAATTGTACAAACAGTTCTAGCCAACAACTCTACAACCTTATCATAAGTCTGATTCCAAAGGGACACATCCTTCAAATGCCTAACATCCTGTTTCTGCCAAACTAACTTCTGCTCAAAGGCCTTCCTACTCTCTTCATGTTGGTTCTGTTGAAACTTCTTAGTGGCAATTTCCAACTCATTAAGAACCTCCATTTCATGGTATAAATTAGCTGTAAAACTGACATATCTTTCCATTTTCCTCACTCTTCCCTCCATATCCTTAACCAAAAATCCCAATTCCTTTACATCAATCACCCCAGACATAATATCCCCATAAACATGCTCAAAACCCTGCAGAGCAGGTATTGTACATTTCTTTCCCAACCTAGATACAACACTAGCAACCCTTTGCAAATCATCAAGTTTTTCAACAAGGGCTAATTCTAAAAGCCTTGTTTCATCATCAGAAACTAGTTTCTTTATCCCTTCAGAATTCAAGATCTCATTTTTAAGCTTAAAAATTTCACTATCAGCTAAAGATTTATGAAGATAAATAATCTTAGACATCACATTAGCAACTTCGAATGAAAGAATCCCAATAATTTTCTTCTCTTGCTGGCCTTGTTTTTTATTACCAGAAGATGATTTTTTGGGATTTTCCAGAGCTAAAGAATTCTTGAAACTGCCACTTACCTGATTTCCCATCTTTATTAACCAAGGCTCCGCCACCATCTCGACCAATCCTTCTTCTGGATAAGATCTACAAGCTCAAGTTTTTGTCTTTTAGATCTGACCAGCAGCCCTCAACATTCAGATGCTTCAAAATGTCCAAAAACAACAAATTCATGGACACACCTTTACTTGGGGcttgaaaaaaatgcaacacagagaaaaaaaaaagttgggaTTTTGTTGGGGTATaaggaagaaaacaaacttGTATTCAAGAATGCTGAAAAGGGCCAATGATTTTGTGCTTAGAAAAGTGAGGACAATGCTCATAAGGAAGCAATAGGCATGGCTTCAGTAGTAGTACAGTGCATTCTTGCAAGCATGGTGAAGGTGCAATTGATTGATGAATAGAGAGAAGGAACTGTGGgagaaaatggagggaaaagaagTAAGAATTGATTGGCTTTCAGCAAAGCTTCGGTCTATATATGATTCTGGGTGTAAATTTCATGGATATGTCATGATGTTTTCGAAAAGGCAATTGGAAGTGTTTGAAGGAGGCCAAAGCGTTGTTTTATGGGGTACCCATACATCACGTCTGCACCTTTCGTTTTTGTTTTTGAGTTTGTCTTTCTGATTTTCCTTTACTGtgatttttttctgtttttgagTGTTGGCTCAAATCAAATCTCTTTAATTAAAGGGCGATTAGTGTTCCTTGCGAAATTCTCCTTTCAAAGTTTTTTCTTTAAAGGATCTCCCTTCAAAGTTTCACCACATTTGTGAGGGTCAAACTTCTCGCGTTCAAAGTTTTACCACATTTGTGAGGGTCAAAATTCTAGTGGTCAACACTTTAACCaggataaaaaattttgaaccagGACGCTGTTCGGGCATGCATTAATGAACACATGGTGAACTTTAAATAGGGGACTTGATAGGTTGGCCTATACCATGTTGTTTGGAAGTGACCAAGATTTGGATTTAGTGAAGTGTTCATtgtattttgacaaaaaaaaaaaaaagaagtgctCATTGTAAAAATAGTGAGAAAATCAGGATTTGAGGACTTATATCTCTAGGTGTTGGAGGTTAGTTATATATCAAATTTCAACCCATAACTGACAATAATTGTTCGATATTTTTCACttgtcaaacaaaaacagaCTTAATTGATATTTGTGTATATTTAATTACGTAACTTCTGTCATTAGTAcaaattttaatgaaattatgatatttataaaaataaaaaataaaaatagactTTTTGATAAACCCTTGTTTGGTTGGTTCTTTCTCAATTTGTAGTTTATAtgttaaaaatcaaatttgtgTTAATTGTGAATTCTTAGCTATTTAGGGGCCATGAGTGTGAATGAAACCTAACATTCGCTTGGTATAGACCATTATGCAATGATGTCTTAAATGTTCTTGGTGAATTCTAGGCAGAGAGACATGTATGATGAAATATGACGAATTTAAGGTCATTCAGAGGCTGGAAATCTCTAGTATTTGGTTGGTAAGAGGGTTGAAAATTCTGATGTGCTTCTATTCTTTTGGGGTTGGAAAACATTCAATCAGAAGTCCAACAGTTGGAAGAAGGTTGGTTCCAATTCCAAAGTCAAATGTGTACACAATTTTATCTTCTTCGAGaaggatatttttttttttagagggGGAATTCCATCACGCAATCAACAAGGTTAAAGAGTCCAACGGGTATCCCACGGCCATGCGTAGTTGGATTGGAGTTGCTAAGAAGTTGATGAATACATCCCCCTTTTTATTTCTTGTGAAATTTCCTAAGAAGAGAACCAAAAGCTGTTCCTAAAGAACGTGGAAAATGCTATATGTTTGAATGTTGAGGAGGAGTAACGAGACGTGAAAGGATGAAGATGGAAGGAAAGACTTTACATCACTGTCAAGATTTTAGCTTGAAAAGTATAGAGTAATTATGGATGTGATTTTGGTTTTGATACTCAAATATAATAAGAGGAACCAACAACGAATAGATGGTAACAAGACTTTAAGTTATGGGATGATTTTGTCAAAAGGTGACCAAAGTTGGAGTTGGTAACTTTGTTCTATATAACAAAGACAAATCTTTCTTCCAACCATGCACTCAAGCAAGAGATCCAAAGACAAAACACAGGATGACGAAAAGAAACTACCCATCCACTACACCAAGGGCACCTAAGCCAATTATCTTTTACTGTGGATTCGGATCAAACATCATGAGAAGTGTTTAGATAGACCCAGAACATGCATTTTCGTATCCAGGCATGTTGACCAGTATTTATCCTACATGTTTAGAacaataaattaagaaaatggAATCTGGAAAGTGAACAATTTAGAGAATCAAATGGAACCAATCAATTCAGTCTTGACTAGTAGTTCCTTTTAACGTTTCATTAATTGTTGCTGAAGAGCTTGATTGATTGGAGTCAGAACATCTACTCTCTTTGGATCATGGGTCAAAGTAAAGTGGAATGTTGGAGTTGCACTGATCAAAGAAGGCTAGTAAATATATCGGCTCCGATCCACTACAGTGGGAAACCTGCtttgtttggaagaaaatttttcttccCTAAACTTCAAATTATTGTCGTgttaaaaatcagaaaaatgatGCTCAAAAAAGTTCTCCATAAtttgtttttgtattttaattaattaaaatgcaTCCCATTTTCTATCGGTAACATCTTAATTGAAGGACTAACTACCAATTAAAGAGGGATAGTGGAGTGGACTATCTGCTAAGTTTCACTTCACCATGCATATTAAATGGTATTGAATGAATTTTAaatctttcttctttaattaTGATTCGTAGTGGTAGAGTGATatatttccttttttgttttaatcAATTGTCAACTCCTACTCAACTCAATCTGTACTAGGAGAGAGCTCAGTTGCGTCAAGGCAAAATTAGAAGGAGATGATCCTACCTCTAAACCAAAGAGAAGCATTATTGCACATTCTTAAATTTTGCTACAGGTGCAGAGATTTAAACCGCTGACCTATAGTCAAGCCTGCACCTTATTTCAATTCAATCTTTCAAGTAGTATTTCCCTTCACTAATGCTCGAGTGCATCTACATTAATTTAGTGGACGCCTTATTGTAGATTTATGTCATTTGTATAGCTTGTAGCTATTGCAACTAACTACGAGGGcctcaagagaaaaaaaaaaaaaaaaaaaaaaggctcaaGGTATGCAAAGATTAATAGCTAAAATATAAAACATTTTTTGATTACTTGGACCGAttttatattgaaaaaaaaaatagggcgAACCTAAGTATGTGATGTCAGTCAATGAATTATGGCCGTCTtctacaaatcaaaatagtagtAACAAACTTACAAGTACTAAGGAATGAAGAA
This Coffea arabica cultivar ET-39 chromosome 3e, Coffea Arabica ET-39 HiFi, whole genome shotgun sequence DNA region includes the following protein-coding sequences:
- the LOC113734247 gene encoding uncharacterized protein encodes the protein MVAEPWLIKMGNQVSGSFKNSLALENPKKSSSGNKKQGQQEKKIIGILSFEVANVMSKIIYLHKSLADSEIFKLKNEILNSEGIKKLVSDDETRLLELALVEKLDDLQRVASVVSRLGKKCTIPALQGFEHVYGDIMSGVIDVKELGFLVKDMEGRVRKMERYVSFTANLYHEMEVLNELEIATKKFQQNQHEESRKAFEQKLVWQKQDVRHLKDVSLWNQTYDKVVELLARTVCTIYARIALVFGDAILRRDSLNGAVSGPQVGFSGSLRHMKQDYEAKSGQINGECGVQVGTDLMKQTLSKSVGNHHSGLMEKKVLENKGVNYDRPKAGMQRSEAGLFSPEDFNFTCGIGPGRLFMECLSLSSSTSKVDDDDDDTVNYDRSSQISSCCSVANGLKREHPALSGLLSRSVSGDPRKLQSNVANGAKFGSKSKLFVYAPDCTVGGSALALHYANVIIVIEKLLRYPHLVGEEARDDLYQMLPTSLRKTLKSKLKAYVKDLAIYDAPLAHDWKERLDEILKWLAPMAHNMIRWQSERNFEQQQIVTKTNVLLLQTLYFADQAKTEAAICELLVGLNYICRYEHQQTALLDCASSFDFEDCMEWQMQLRASFQS